The following are from one region of the Thiocapsa rosea genome:
- a CDS encoding hemerythrin domain-containing protein: protein MPTLEDYRHTHGELRQMIEDLRSLLTPEQLRIRPNAKTAYELLCDLGTKVRSHLADEDRSLYPSLLIHEDPKVKSIAWGFISGEKPLRKTFDDYHKHWLKNCDFNFTDDFLAETHEIFDMVDKRIDREEQVLFPKLIEIGIFTDRPAKRGASSFNPSA from the coding sequence ATGCCGACCCTGGAAGACTACCGCCACACCCACGGCGAGCTGCGTCAAATGATCGAGGATCTCAGATCGCTGCTCACGCCCGAGCAGCTGCGCATTCGCCCCAATGCCAAAACCGCTTACGAGTTGTTGTGCGATCTGGGTACAAAGGTTCGCAGTCATCTCGCCGATGAGGATCGCAGTCTCTACCCGAGCCTTCTCATCCACGAAGATCCCAAGGTCAAGTCGATCGCTTGGGGCTTCATCAGCGGCGAGAAGCCATTGCGCAAAACCTTCGACGACTACCACAAGCACTGGCTGAAAAACTGCGATTTCAATTTCACGGACGATTTTCTTGCCGAAACGCACGAGATCTTCGACATGGTCGACAAGCGCATCGATCGCGAAGAGCAGGTCCTGTTTCCGAAGCTGATCGAGATCGGCATCTTTACCGATCGGCCCGCAAAGCGCGGCGCGAGCTCGTTCAACCCATCGGCCTGA
- a CDS encoding S-methyl-5'-thioinosine phosphorylase, translating to MSLLAIIGGSGFSDFPALEVEASRRVETPFGETSAPVAIGRLDGAQILFLPRHGAGHRLPPHRINYRANLWALRALGAERVVALAAVGGIGARFSPLALAVPHDLVDYTYGREHSIYDGEQDGLDHVDMTSPYCEALRRVLIRACAESGHPAIEEGVYAATQGPRLETTAEIARLERDGCDLVGMTGMPEAGIARELGLCYASLAFVVNWAAGKGEGVITMAEIESHLRECVGRVRAVLGIVATSG from the coding sequence ATGAGTCTTCTCGCCATCATCGGTGGATCTGGTTTTTCGGACTTTCCGGCCTTGGAGGTCGAGGCATCGCGCCGCGTCGAAACCCCCTTCGGCGAGACCTCGGCGCCGGTGGCGATCGGGCGCCTGGACGGTGCGCAGATCCTGTTCCTCCCGCGCCACGGTGCCGGCCACCGCCTGCCGCCTCACCGCATCAACTACCGGGCCAACCTGTGGGCGCTGCGCGCCTTGGGCGCCGAGCGTGTCGTCGCACTGGCGGCGGTCGGCGGGATCGGCGCGCGCTTCTCCCCGCTCGCGCTGGCGGTTCCGCACGATCTCGTCGACTACACCTACGGACGTGAGCACAGCATCTACGACGGGGAGCAGGACGGGCTGGATCATGTCGACATGACCTCGCCGTATTGCGAGGCGCTGCGCAGGGTGTTGATCCGTGCCTGCGCCGAATCCGGCCATCCGGCGATCGAGGAGGGTGTCTACGCCGCGACCCAGGGGCCGCGGCTCGAAACGACGGCGGAGATCGCCCGACTCGAGCGCGACGGCTGCGACCTGGTCGGGATGACCGGCATGCCGGAGGCCGGGATCGCGCGCGAGCTGGGGCTGTGCTATGCGAGCCTGGCGTTCGTCGTGAACTGGGCAGCGGGAAAAGGCGAGGGCGTCATCACGATGGCCGAGATCGAGTCACATCTGCGCGAGTGTGTCGGGCGTGTACGCGCGGTGCTCGGGATCGTCGCGACCTCGGGTTGA